In Oryzias melastigma strain HK-1 linkage group LG14, ASM292280v2, whole genome shotgun sequence, the DNA window ttttttaaagacccattctgatgaaaatggttgttttttgtgtttttaacatgttcttgtagcatttttctcattaaagaGGACCTCTATTTAATTGTTTACtattaaaactgttgttttattgctattcaattgctttttttgcttatttagtatttttattgcttttattgtgttttttttttgtgtttttacctcACTTTagtgttgttgtgttttgtattCAGCACTTggttttttatctgtttgcttttttttaaagtactttctAAATAAAGCTGAGTTGAGtcaaaactgcgtttctgagtatttcttaattcaaatcgtgGAAATCTGGATGctaaaaaaagctcaaactgaTGATGCAGCAACTGAAGTGGGCGTGGCTGTCTCCTCTCCCCCTGTGCGCACCCCGCTCACGCTTACGTTTGTGAGGCATGATGAGCCTTCAACACTTGTGATGTAGTGAATTCGGATCCTGGCTCAGAACGGCACAACTGGATGGATCGGCGTTatttttgcaccgctaatgttagcttgaggctatatgCTTGTGCCTGAGTATCCAAACAGAATTTGCTCTGTTTTAATaactcaaaatgttatttctaatgagctactgcagCTGTGcataaaacatgtattaaaaaaacaacaaatgatttttatttttggctagaaacttaaataaaagaTCGCTGGGAATAATTTTATGATAGAAAACAATACAGTTGGAGTGGGTTTTTGAAGGGTTAAAAGGCTCTGCTCATGGAGTTCTGCAGTGCTGGCTGACCTGCTTGTTGGCTCGGTGATAGTAGCTGGCGTGAGCACCGCCTTTACCGGCGTTGAGCGTCGCAACCCAGTTTGGTCCTGCATGCCGACATAAACACAGATGTAAACATTGAtgccaaatgttttaaaaattaattaatatttaatattttgtgaaCAGATCTTTAATAAAACTGTACTTGAATATTGTCCAGCCAGAGTCAGAATTCCTCCTTCTTCTGCTCGGCCTCGATGGTAGACCAGCTCGCCGCCCAGAACAAGTCCAGAGGAAACGCTCTGTAGAAAGTGTGCCACAAGAATGACTGCACacataagaaaaatatgaaaatgagaATTTTATTATGACACCGAAAAGCCACAGAACACACAATACTTTACCTGACTCCCTGAGGATGTCAGGGTTGGCCACGGTCACGGCAGCCGTGAAGTCGCTGCCTCTGTACTCGGTTTCAAACTGCCAGGTCACAAACTGGGACTGCTGAGTCTGTGAACGCATCAACAGGAAAGACTAGCACGACGCCACTACTACACTTCTAGGAATACCTCAAGTCTTTGTCTAATACCGAACAATGTATGATTGAACTGAATCGTGGGAAAAGTGAATCCTTGCGTTTCTACTGCATACATGTCTAtgttgaaagtgtcaaacaatagttctactaaatttaaaaataattcattgtttattgttttattagtttACACCAGGCTTATTATAAGTATAAGTTCAATTATACTCGCTAATtagctaattaaaaaatatttttttctaaatatttagctttttatttttgtaatacaaagcataaatcaaatcaagtgtGACTAAAAAAATCAAGGTTTAAACCAAATATAGGGGGAAAGTGAATCATTGCATCCCTACTAACTACTAATTGCACCACAGACGTTTGTCATTTTATCAGGGCGCTCAAATCTCCAATTCCAAAGTACAGTgtcctggaaatttcccagaattctagTGGGCTTTAATACTCGCTAGATCGGtgaatataaaccacaatgcattatgtttgaatgatttgtcatatgaaaacatttattttttttttattttataaatcctCTAAGTTTTCATGGTCAGAACACACTtgattcataaataaacttttaaaatgctcatatttaaacatttttacttcgtatttgcagttttaaaaaaagaaaaaagtgtgtcTGAATTGcgttaaaatacagattttttttttaatggagaacTTTTAAGTTCTGGATCTGCAATTTCACCCtttcagtgcaattttgcatttttttttaatgttttacagtgTATTATGTTCtgtgctctgattggctgtaagGCACTGCTGATCAACCTCCAGCGTGCAGTGTCTCCTGTGCAGAATGTGTTCAGCTttccacatttacatttttttatggaaaaagtttgattgtttcaaagaaaagtgtgaagtctgtctgagaaaagtgtattaaGTTTTATAGCCTTAAAACGTTTGAAATCCTACTTTGCAGATGTCACCGATCGGGATTTATTTTGGTGCTGACCTGAAACACAGTTCTGGCTCGAACCCGCTCGGTAAGGTGCAACAGAGCGTGAGCGTTCAAACTCCCCGATGAGTCCATCTCACCGATCAGTGCCGGCGCCTCCTGCAAGGATAACAGCGGCAAACACGTTTCTGACTGACACTTTAAGGCTGTTTTAAGACcaactctgattatcttttgaacctgttgttttctaggacatcgtttctgcagatttttttttatttgatcctGATTGGCAACtattagaataaagaaagactcagaaatgctattttaaacctattttacatatatatatatatatatatatatatatatgtcctccatcatgagaaacatgacataaaaacatgttaaaaacaccaaaaacactattttttatcGAAGTGGGTCTCTCCTGAAACAGACTAACCTTGTCCTTGCTGTAGTCATCCGACTGCAAGTGCTCCACGTGGAAGCGATAGTAGGAAGGACTTACGGCACTGAGGTGGACGCTGTGGCTCACCTGGATGCAGTGAAGACAGTCATCAAAACagccatgtttaaaaaaaaatgcacaacgacggaaaaataaaagttacctTGAAGAAGCTGCTTAAGGTTTTGTTGATGATCATCTTAACACCTTCAATCTGATGGGGAAACACGTCTAAAGCAGGATGAGAAAagagtttttcaaaaacatacaaatttaatatgattaaaaaaaacttagaacaTGTATGACGTAGCTTTACGACCTCTTTGAGTCAATGCTCAGCCATCACTTCAATTAAGATACCTTTGCAACTCCTGTGGAGGGAGTGGAAGCTGCCAGGGTTGGGGAGGCGTCCATCTTTCCTCTCCCAGCGGGGAGGACTGTCCCAGTGAGCAGGGTGTGTGTCCCAGCGGGACAGGGGGGGTTCTGTGGAGAAAGGCCAGTTCTGATGGCCTGGATTGGACGACAAAGCCAAAACACTGCCCATGTGGGCGTGAGGCTTCCTGcaggacacaaacaaaaacccagCATCATTTAACtgctttaaaatgaagaaaattgattaatttcacTATAACATGAAGAAGAAATGGTCAGAAACTTACTTCCCTGGAGGTCAGGGGAGCTTTTTCAGACAAGTTGGGGTCAAAAGTgacacactaaaataaaatatttctttatgcaCACAGTTCAATTCTTTTGTACAACATATTTAGACCCAAAAAGCATCTTTTAGCTCAAATGGAGAACATTAGGATGCGTTCACGTCATGTAAATCCCTTAGCTAGCATGACCTTAGCATCTGCAGCCACTAACAACACGGACGGAACGGTTTACCACCTCCTCCGAACCAGATACCGAGAGGTCCCTGCTGCTCTCAAATCCCCCCCGCATCGCAAACACAACCGGGACACTTCCGTTTAACCAAAAGTACCGGCTCAGGTGGGAGGATGATGGGCTGAAAGTGATGCTGAGCTTGGAAGGATGCTGGCAACGGCTCCCTCTTCAGGACGTCACGCGCCGCGCGCGCGCGGTTCCCGGCAGTCTCGCAATAACAATCCCAACATTTACCGAGCAATATTCACATAAAATACACGCACTATTTAGTCACATTTAATCTTTAAAGTTCACGTTgaagatatatatttttgggtGCATTTGGGAATTTGAAAGGGGGACATAACGTTCCTAGCACGGTGTTTCGCATCGGACTGTTTTGTGTGTGACACCTTCACACCACCGTGTTGATTTGTCGGATGCAGGTCGCCGGGTCTCCTCCTCGGCTCCTTCGCTCTCTGAGTAGCGACGATTTTGGAGACAAACTGAGCCACGGAGGTTGGTAActtctttacaaaaataatctaaaaaagaCTTCTGGGTACCTTAGGTTCCCGTTTAAGGAGCGGTACAGAATTTAACTGTGCTTTTTGGGAAATGTAGGTTTGGGGAAATGTTTTAGGACTTCAGGTTGGGGTCGACCATGTTGCATTCAAGGACGATACTGTTAGTCGGAGAGGGGAATTTCTCCTTCTCCGCCTCCCTTTGCGAGATGGAGAAAGTCACGGCCACTTGTCCGCAGCGTCAGGAGGAGGTGCTGCTCTTTGAAGGAGCAGCCAGCAACATCAGCAGCATCACGGAGTCAGGTGCGTGTGGGTCCGCGCGCTCCATAACGAGCCAGCTACCGCCTCCTCGTGACCTCCTTTTTTCTCCGACGCGTGCTCTTCAGGGGGGAGTGTGCTGTTTGAGGTGGACTGCACGCGGCTGGAGGAGTGTCCGGCGCTGCGGGGGCGGCTGTTCGACCGCGTCCTCTTCAACTTTCCACACTGCGGGAGGAAAAGCGGCGTGAAGAAGAACAAGGAGCTGCTCAGAAACTTCTTCCTCAGGTGAGACAATATACACTTATAATAATGTCACTGGTCGAAGCGGGGCGTGACGTCACTCATACccgtttatttaaaaatggaaatctgATCATTATCGGATCCCTTCAGTTGTCTACAANNNNNNNNNNNNNNNNNNNNNNNNNNNNNNNNNNNNNNNNNNNNNNNNNNNNNNNNNNNNNNNNNNNNNNNNNNNNNNNNNNNNNNNNNNNNNNNNNNNNNNNNNNNNNNNNNNNNNNNNNNNNNNNNNNNNNNNNNNNNNNNNNNCGTACTTcaggaagttttaaaattatgggGAAAACGagtaaaattaaaagcaaaaagtaaactttttgcacaaataaaaaaatgaaattatgagaaaagGATTGATTataag includes these proteins:
- the si:dkey-71l1.1 gene encoding mitochondrial import receptor subunit TOM40B isoform X1, with amino-acid sequence MGSVLALSSNPGHQNWPFSTEPPLSRWDTHPAHWDSPPRWERKDGRLPNPGSFHSLHRSCKDVFPHQIEGVKMIINKTLSSFFKVSHSVHLSAVSPSYYRFHVEHLQSDDYSKDKEAPALIGEMDSSGSLNAHALLHLTERVRARTVFQTQQSQFVTWQFETEYRGSDFTAAVTVANPDILRESVILVAHFLQSVSSGLVLGGELVYHRGRAEEGGILTLAGQYSRPNWVATLNAGKGGAHASYYHRANKQIQVGVEFEATTRTQETTTSFGYQMELPEANMVFRGMINSRCIIGGVLEKRLLPLPATLIMGAFVNHRGDKLQPQGFTPLESKGAVSVLPGLLMLRHLLTDHVPHVLLGRSRRKTGGSVQLRRSTGGFGFHTPTCQASSS
- the si:dkey-71l1.1 gene encoding mitochondrial import receptor subunit TOM40B isoform X2, with the translated sequence MGSVLALSSNPGHQNWPFSTEPPLSRWDTHPAHWDSPPRWERKDGRLPNPGSFHSLHRSCKDVFPHQIEGVKMIINKTLSSFFKVSHSVHLSAVSPSYYRFHVEHLQSDDYSKDKEAPALIGEMDSSGSLNAHALLHLTERVRARTVFQTQQSQFVTWQFETEYRGSDFTAAVTVANPDILRESVILVAHFLQSVSSGLVLGGELVYHRGRAEEGGILTLAGQYSRPNWVATLNAGKGGAHASYYHRANKQIQVGVEFEATTRTQETTTSFGYQMELPEANMVFRGMINSRCIIGGVLEKRLLPLPATLIMGAFVNHRGDKLQPQGFTPLESKGAVSVLPGLLMLRHLLTDHVPHVLLGRSRRKTGGSVQTVE